Below is a genomic region from Gemmobacter sp. 24YEA27.
GGCCAATTCCCCGGCCTATCAGGCGGGCCTTTTCACCTCGCGGCTTTATGATGTTCTGAATGGCTGGCAACCCCGCGCCTCCGAGCGGATGCAAAACTGGAAATCTCTGATCGTTACGGCGGAAAACGTCGACGGCTATATCGCGCGCCATGTCGAAAATGGCGATGTCTTGCCCTTTGATTATCGCCGGATGTCGAAAGTTCTTCACCCGGAAGACTGGGATCCCCAGGCACAGGTGACTCCGCTTGATATTGACCATGAATGGAACGGGTTTGAGAAACCTCCGGGCTGGGATTATCCGGCGCCTTATAGAGCCGCCAGAGAGAATGGCGAATGGGAGGCGGTGACGGCGCAATATGCCGAACATTACCGGATTCCATTCGAAGGCCCGTCGCCTTTCGCGAAATCCTGATCATGGCTGATGATTTCAGCCATGAATAGCCAGGCGACAACGGCGGTACTCGTGATCGGCGATGGGCTCTCCGGGGCGCTCGTGGCGGCGGCTTTGCTGCGCCAGGGCGCCGCCGTGATCCTGATCGGCGAGAATGGCCGGCCGGGGCAGGGCACTGCCTATGCCGCGGGTGCGGATATCCATCAGGCCAACGGTCCGGCCTCGGCGCTGAGCGCTGACCCTGCTGACCCGGATCATTTCAGCCGCTGGCTGGAGCACCGCTATGCCGGTGGTCCGATCCCCGGGGCGGGCCGCAGGCACGGGCGGCGGATGTCTTTGTGCCGCGCTGGCTCTACGGGCGTTATGCCGCTTCGATCCTGGAGGCGGCTGCGCTGAATGGGGGCCTGACCTGCATCACGGGTGAGGTCACCGACCTCTCGCCGAAGGCGGGCGGGTTCAGTGCCAGGCTGGCGGATGGGCGCGAATTTCCAGGCAGCCATGCCGTGCTGGCAACGGGGCTGCATTTTTCGCGCCCCGATGCAGGCCAGGCTGCGGGTAAAGCCATTGCCCCCTGGGACATCGCGCGGATGCGCGCGCTGCCGCCGGGGGCGGAAGTGGCGATCATCGGTTCGGGGCTGAGTATGGTCGATGCGGTGGCTTCGCTGGCAGAGGCGGGCCATCACGGCCATATCACGGTGTTTTCGCGCCACGGCCGCCGGCCAGAGCCGCGTCGGCTGGCGCCGGAATGGCCGGATTACCTCGCCGACCTGCCTGACCGCATCACCATCCGCGCGCTTTTCGCGCTGGTGGTCCGGGAATGCCGGCTCGCGCAGGCCTCGGGCGGCGACTGGCAATCGCCGCTGGATCTGGTGCGGGCCCATATCGGGCGCTGGTGGCGGGCTTCTGACCCAGGTGAAAAACGGCGCTTTCAGCGCCATGTCCGCAGCCTGTGGGAGGTCCACCATCACCGCGCCCCGCCCATCGGTTATGCCCATGTCAGTGCGGCCGCGCGTGAGGGGCGGCTGCATCAGGTCGCCTCGACCGTGCAGGGGATCAGGGAGGGCCGGGGCGTGACGATCCGCCACCGTTTGCGCGGCGGTCATGCGGTAACGGCTTCGCGCTTCGATGCGGTGATCCTCTCTGCCGGGGTGGAATATGACTGGCGGCGGATCGGCCGCCCGTTGGTTCAGAACCTGCTTGAACGCGGGCTGGTGCGACCCGGCCCGCTGTCGCTGGGGATCGACGCGGCGCCTGATGGACGGATCACCGACCGGGATGGGCGGCGCTCGCATCGGCTCTTTGCCCTTGGCCCCCCTTTGCGCGGGCTTTGGTGGGAGAGCACCGCCATCCCCGATATCGCGCGGCAAGCCGTGGAAATTGCAGAAATTATAGGGTCGGAACGGGATGCCGTCTCTGACCAGACGAAGGAGAAAGTGAATGAGCCAGATTGACCAGCTTTGGGGCGCCCCCCCTGCCGCGCAGA
It encodes:
- a CDS encoding FAD/NAD(P)-binding protein, which encodes MPRWLYGRYAASILEAAALNGGLTCITGEVTDLSPKAGGFSARLADGREFPGSHAVLATGLHFSRPDAGQAAGKAIAPWDIARMRALPPGAEVAIIGSGLSMVDAVASLAEAGHHGHITVFSRHGRRPEPRRLAPEWPDYLADLPDRITIRALFALVVRECRLAQASGGDWQSPLDLVRAHIGRWWRASDPGEKRRFQRHVRSLWEVHHHRAPPIGYAHVSAAAREGRLHQVASTVQGIREGRGVTIRHRLRGGHAVTASRFDAVILSAGVEYDWRRIGRPLVQNLLERGLVRPGPLSLGIDAAPDGRITDRDGRRSHRLFALGPPLRGLWWESTAIPDIARQAVEIAEIIGSERDAVSDQTKEKVNEPD
- a CDS encoding FAD/NAD(P)-binding protein, which translates into the protein MNSQATTAVLVIGDGLSGALVAAALLRQGAAVILIGENGRPGQGTAYAAGADIHQANGPASALSADPADPDHFSRWLEHRYAGGPIPGAGRRHGRRMSLCRAGSTGVMPLRSWRRLR